One window of Merismopedia glauca CCAP 1448/3 genomic DNA carries:
- a CDS encoding MlaD family protein, whose translation MRSRAIREGSVGLLILLGLATFGGIFLWLRGFSVGKESYQAIVQFSDIAGMQEGAAVRYRGVQVGNITKIAPGSNGVEVTIEIAPSSLRIPRELLIEANQSGLVGETSIDIRPLNKVPILGETPNPFDSECEAQKIIVCNDTRLKGQIGVSLYDLLRNTTILAEAYSNPKFTANLNTATQNAALATLEIAKLSREFTLLSTDLRKELKTFSSSANSIANSANQTANQASLTLGQVSKTANQFGNTATEFSNTANQFNRAANEIAITANKFGTTPDRLNQTISRFDNTASDINSTINKLGNTATQVGDTVAQYKGTAAKFNELATSLNSLIAENRTTLTSTLNNFNQTSQELNNTLVALRPTLTEFSTTLTKVNSGELVKNLETLSANAAQTSANFRDLTNNLNDPKNLILLQQTLDSARSTMQNLQKITSDVDELTGDPAFRDNLRNLVNGLGKLVSSTENLQKQVEVGQNLERLNYQMKYTATRYPQFTPQISSQPSNSQALE comes from the coding sequence ATGCGATCGCGTGCCATAAGAGAAGGTTCTGTAGGATTGCTCATTTTGCTAGGATTGGCGACTTTTGGCGGTATATTCCTTTGGTTGAGAGGTTTTAGTGTCGGAAAAGAAAGCTATCAAGCTATAGTCCAGTTTAGCGATATCGCCGGAATGCAAGAAGGTGCGGCGGTGCGTTATCGGGGCGTTCAGGTGGGTAATATTACCAAAATTGCCCCTGGCTCCAATGGAGTAGAAGTTACAATTGAGATTGCGCCATCTAGCTTAAGAATACCTCGCGAATTGTTAATTGAAGCCAACCAATCTGGTTTAGTTGGGGAAACTTCGATTGATATCAGACCCCTCAATAAAGTACCCATTTTAGGAGAAACCCCGAATCCTTTTGACTCCGAGTGCGAGGCTCAAAAAATTATAGTTTGCAACGATACTCGTCTCAAAGGTCAAATTGGGGTCAGTTTATACGATTTACTCCGCAATACTACTATTTTAGCTGAAGCTTACAGTAATCCCAAATTTACTGCGAACTTAAATACTGCCACTCAAAATGCCGCCCTCGCTACCTTAGAAATAGCCAAACTCAGTCGCGAATTTACGCTACTTTCTACAGATCTGAGAAAAGAATTAAAAACCTTTTCTTCATCAGCTAATTCTATTGCTAATTCTGCCAATCAAACAGCTAATCAAGCTAGTTTAACATTAGGTCAAGTCTCTAAAACTGCTAATCAATTTGGCAATACAGCTACAGAGTTTAGTAATACTGCTAATCAGTTTAATCGAGCCGCGAATGAAATAGCAATTACGGCTAATAAATTTGGGACAACACCAGATCGATTAAATCAAACTATTAGTCGTTTTGATAATACTGCCAGTGACATCAACAGTACTATTAATAAACTAGGAAATACTGCTACTCAAGTAGGAGATACTGTTGCTCAGTATAAAGGCACTGCGGCTAAATTTAATGAATTAGCTACTTCTCTTAATAGTTTGATTGCTGAAAATCGCACAACCTTAACTAGTACTTTGAACAATTTCAATCAAACCAGTCAAGAATTAAATAATACTTTAGTAGCTTTAAGACCAACTTTGACAGAGTTTAGTACTACTCTGACTAAAGTTAATAGTGGCGAATTAGTTAAAAATTTAGAAACTCTTTCAGCTAATGCGGCTCAAACTTCGGCTAACTTTCGCGATCTAACTAATAATCTCAACGATCCCAAAAACTTAATTTTATTGCAACAAACCCTTGATTCAGCTAGATCTACCATGCAAAACTTGCAAAAAATCACTTCAGATGTAGATGAATTAACTGGCGATCCAGCTTTTCGAGATAACCTGAGAAACTTAGTTAACGGGTTAGGAAAACTAGTTTCTTCGACTGAAAACTTGCAAAAACAAGTTGAAGTTGGACAAAACTTAGAAAGACTCAATTATCAGATGAAATACACAGCTACTAGATATCCCCAATTCACTCCTCAAATTTCATCTCAACCATCTAACTCACAAGCTTTGGAATAA
- a CDS encoding ABC transporter ATP-binding protein translates to MSEPLIELKGVSKSFGSKVVLDNFDLKIYKGEALVIIGPSGTGKSTILRLIAGLLAPDTGEIYIQGQKRQGLIEDAQDPIFIGMVFQQAALFDSLTVEENVGFMLFERSRLSRRKIRELVTQKLEMVGLSGVNQRYPAELSGGMRKRVSFARAIMANPDNPQDNPEVLLYDEPTAGLDPIASTVIEDLVRDLQHTDGGCGTYVMVTHQDSTIRRTADRIVFLFQGKVQWEGQVSEIETSDNPLVRQFFTGSLIGPIPVIG, encoded by the coding sequence ATGTCCGAACCGCTAATCGAACTAAAAGGTGTGAGTAAATCATTTGGGAGCAAGGTTGTTTTAGACAATTTTGACCTCAAAATTTACAAAGGAGAGGCTCTAGTCATTATTGGTCCATCTGGGACTGGTAAGTCCACTATTTTGCGCTTAATTGCTGGATTACTAGCCCCAGATACTGGAGAAATTTATATCCAAGGACAAAAACGACAGGGATTGATTGAAGATGCTCAAGACCCCATTTTTATTGGCATGGTATTTCAGCAAGCTGCTTTATTTGACTCTTTGACAGTCGAAGAGAATGTAGGATTTATGCTGTTTGAACGTTCTCGCTTATCGAGGCGGAAAATCAGAGAACTAGTCACTCAAAAGCTGGAAATGGTCGGGTTATCGGGGGTTAATCAGCGCTATCCAGCCGAACTTTCGGGAGGGATGCGGAAGCGAGTCAGTTTTGCTCGCGCGATCATGGCTAATCCAGATAATCCTCAAGACAACCCAGAGGTTTTATTGTATGATGAGCCAACCGCCGGACTTGACCCCATCGCCTCTACTGTCATTGAAGATTTAGTGCGAGATTTACAGCATACTGACGGTGGTTGCGGTACTTACGTCATGGTGACTCACCAAGATAGTACAATTAGGCGAACCGCAGATCGGATCGTCTTTTTGTTTCAAGGAAAAGTTCAGTGGGAAGGTCAAGTTAGCGAGATTGAAACAAGTGATAATCCCTTAGTTAGACAGTTCTTCACTGGTAGCTTAATTGGACCAATTCCCGTGATTGGTTAA